One segment of Vibrio mimicus DNA contains the following:
- the tgt gene encoding tRNA guanosine(34) transglycosylase Tgt, which yields MKLTFELKKKNGNARRGQLTFERGTVQTPAFMPVGTYGTVKGMTPEEVKETGAQILLGNTFHLWLRPGQEVMKMHGDLHDFMNWQGPILTDSGGFQVFSLGDIRKITEEGVHFRNPVNGDKIFMDAEKSMEIQKDLGSDIVMIFDECTPYPATHDEAKKSMEMSLRWAKRSRDHFDKLENPNNLFGIVQGGVYEDLRDVSLKGLTEIGFDGYAVGGLAVGEPKEDMHRVLEHTCPQLPEDKPRYLMGVGKPEDLVEGVRRGIDMFDCVMPTRNARNGHLFVTGGVIKIRNAVHKTDTTPLDPHCDCYTCKNYSKSYLHHLDRCNEILGARLNTIHNLRYYQRLMESIRKAIDEDRFDQFVAEFYARRNREVPPLQKDKA from the coding sequence GTGAAATTAACATTTGAACTGAAAAAGAAAAACGGCAATGCCCGTCGTGGTCAATTGACCTTTGAACGCGGCACTGTGCAAACCCCTGCGTTTATGCCCGTGGGTACTTACGGCACCGTAAAAGGGATGACGCCTGAAGAAGTGAAAGAGACCGGCGCGCAAATTCTGCTCGGTAACACTTTCCACCTCTGGCTGCGCCCTGGCCAAGAAGTGATGAAAATGCACGGTGACTTGCACGATTTCATGAACTGGCAAGGTCCTATCTTGACTGATTCAGGCGGTTTTCAGGTATTCAGCTTAGGCGATATCCGTAAGATCACAGAAGAAGGCGTGCATTTCCGCAACCCAGTAAACGGCGACAAAATCTTTATGGATGCCGAGAAGTCGATGGAAATCCAAAAAGATTTGGGTTCTGACATCGTGATGATTTTCGACGAGTGTACGCCATATCCAGCGACCCACGATGAAGCGAAAAAATCGATGGAAATGTCGCTGCGCTGGGCAAAACGCTCACGCGACCACTTCGACAAGCTCGAAAACCCGAACAATCTGTTTGGTATCGTGCAAGGTGGTGTGTATGAAGATTTGCGTGATGTATCGCTAAAAGGTCTGACTGAAATCGGTTTTGATGGTTATGCTGTGGGTGGTCTTGCGGTAGGTGAGCCGAAAGAAGATATGCATCGCGTACTGGAACATACCTGTCCACAACTGCCGGAAGACAAGCCACGTTATCTGATGGGCGTAGGTAAACCGGAAGACTTGGTGGAAGGTGTGCGTCGTGGTATCGACATGTTCGACTGTGTAATGCCAACCCGTAACGCACGCAATGGTCACCTGTTTGTGACGGGTGGTGTGATCAAGATCCGTAATGCAGTACATAAAACGGATACAACACCACTCGATCCGCATTGCGACTGTTACACTTGCAAAAATTATTCGAAGTCATACCTGCATCATTTGGATCGTTGTAACGAAATCCTCGGTGCACGCTTGAATACCATCCATAACTTGCGTTACTACCAACGCCTAATGGAAAGTATTCGTAAAGCAATTGATGAAGACCGTTTTGACCAATTTGTAGCCGAGTTCTACGCGCGTCGTAACCGCGAAGTGCCACCACTACAAAAAGACAAAGCCTGA
- the yajC gene encoding preprotein translocase subunit YajC, producing the protein MSLISVAHAAGEGAPQGGGFEMIIMLAMFAVIFYFMIYRPQAKRVKEHKSLMSSMAKGDEVLTSGGLVGRITKIAEDNAYITIELNTNNEVVIKKDFVTAVLPKGTLKSL; encoded by the coding sequence ATGAGTTTAATTTCTGTAGCACATGCCGCAGGCGAAGGTGCCCCACAAGGTGGCGGTTTTGAAATGATCATCATGCTCGCAATGTTTGCAGTGATCTTCTATTTCATGATCTACCGTCCACAAGCTAAGCGTGTGAAAGAGCACAAAAGCCTAATGTCATCCATGGCAAAAGGTGATGAAGTGCTAACCAGCGGTGGCTTGGTTGGTCGTATCACTAAGATTGCTGAAGACAACGCTTACATCACTATCGAGTTGAACACCAACAACGAAGTTGTGATTAAGAAGGACTTCGTGACTGCAGTGTTGCCAAAAGGTACGCTGAAATCTCTTTAA
- a CDS encoding CBS domain-containing protein encodes MIKVEDIMTRNPHTLLRTHTLNDAKHLMEALDIRHIPVVDANKKLLGIVSQRDLLAAQESSLQHSTQITSYPLEAPLYDVMHTDVVSVAPQAGLKESAIYMQKHKIGCLPVVAKGELVGIITDSDFVTIAINLLELQEESEPEELDG; translated from the coding sequence ATGATCAAAGTTGAAGACATAATGACACGTAACCCACACACCTTGTTACGTACTCATACTCTTAATGATGCAAAACATCTGATGGAAGCGCTGGATATTCGGCACATTCCGGTGGTAGATGCCAACAAAAAATTGCTCGGCATTGTTAGTCAGCGGGATTTATTGGCCGCTCAAGAATCGAGCTTACAACACTCAACTCAAATCACTTCTTATCCACTTGAGGCACCGCTATATGACGTGATGCACACCGATGTGGTAAGCGTAGCGCCACAAGCCGGCCTCAAAGAAAGTGCTATTTATATGCAAAAGCACAAAATTGGCTGTTTACCTGTCGTAGCCAAAGGTGAATTGGTGGGGATTATTACCGACAGTGATTTTGTCACCATCGCAATCAATCTGCTTGAGTTACAGGAAGAGAGTGAGCCTGAAGAGCTAGACGGCTAA
- the aceA gene encoding isocitrate lyase, translating into MTLTRRQQIEALEKDWATNPRWKNVKRTYTAEEVVSLRGSIVPANTIAQRGADKLWELVNGSAKKGYVNCLGALTGGQAVQQAKAGIEAIYLSGWQVAADNNTAGTMYPDQSLYPVDSVPSVVRRINNAFRRADQIQWSSGKSPADEGGIDYFLPIVADAEAGFGGVLNAYELMKSMIEAGAAGVHFEDQLASVKKCGHMGGKVLVPTQEAVQKLIAARLAADVAGTTTLVIARTDANAADLLTSDSDPYDADFVTGERTSEGFYRVRAGIDQAISRGLAYAPYADLVWCETAKPDLEEARKFAEAIHAQYPDQLLAYNCSPSFNWEKNLDAKTIAHFQQALSDMGYKYQFITLAGIHNMWFNMFELAHAYAQGEGMRHYVEMVQRREFEAAEKGYTFVAHQQEVGTGYFDKMTNTIQGGNSSVTALKGSTEEDQFH; encoded by the coding sequence ATGACACTGACTCGTCGCCAACAAATTGAAGCACTAGAAAAAGATTGGGCAACCAACCCACGCTGGAAAAATGTGAAACGCACCTACACCGCAGAAGAGGTGGTGAGTTTGCGCGGCTCGATCGTACCAGCCAACACCATCGCCCAACGAGGTGCAGACAAATTGTGGGAACTGGTGAATGGTTCAGCCAAAAAAGGGTATGTGAACTGTTTGGGCGCACTCACTGGCGGCCAAGCGGTGCAACAAGCGAAAGCGGGTATCGAGGCGATTTATCTCTCTGGTTGGCAAGTCGCAGCCGACAACAATACCGCTGGCACCATGTACCCAGACCAATCTCTCTATCCAGTGGACTCAGTTCCTTCAGTGGTGCGCCGTATTAACAACGCGTTTCGTCGCGCTGACCAAATCCAGTGGTCAAGCGGCAAATCACCAGCGGATGAAGGTGGCATTGATTACTTCCTCCCGATTGTGGCAGATGCGGAAGCGGGTTTTGGTGGCGTACTCAACGCCTATGAGTTGATGAAATCGATGATTGAAGCTGGCGCTGCTGGCGTTCACTTTGAAGACCAACTGGCTTCCGTGAAAAAATGTGGCCACATGGGTGGCAAAGTGTTAGTACCGACTCAAGAAGCGGTGCAGAAGCTGATAGCAGCACGTTTGGCCGCTGATGTTGCAGGCACGACTACGTTAGTGATTGCTCGCACCGATGCCAACGCTGCGGATTTGCTCACTTCAGACAGCGATCCCTATGATGCCGATTTCGTAACCGGTGAGCGTACTTCCGAAGGTTTTTACCGTGTACGTGCTGGTATTGACCAAGCGATTTCTCGCGGCTTGGCTTATGCTCCTTACGCAGACTTGGTGTGGTGTGAAACCGCGAAGCCGGATCTGGAAGAAGCGCGTAAATTTGCTGAAGCGATTCATGCGCAATACCCAGATCAACTGCTGGCTTACAACTGCTCACCTTCGTTCAACTGGGAGAAGAATTTGGATGCGAAAACCATCGCGCATTTCCAACAAGCCTTGTCGGATATGGGTTACAAGTACCAGTTCATCACCTTAGCGGGCATTCACAATATGTGGTTCAACATGTTTGAGTTAGCACATGCTTACGCGCAAGGCGAAGGTATGCGTCACTATGTGGAAATGGTTCAGCGTCGAGAGTTTGAAGCGGCAGAAAAAGGCTACACCTTCGTGGCGCACCAACAAGAAGTGGGAACAGGGTACTTCGATAAGATGACCAATACCATTCAAGGTGGCAATAGTTCAGTGACAGCTCTGAAGGGCTCTACCGAAGAAGATCAATTTCACTAA
- the secD gene encoding protein translocase subunit SecD, producing the protein MLNRYPLWKYLMVMLTIAIAALYALPNIYGEDPAIQITGARGASVDMSTLDAVTTALDKAHLSKKSIALENGSILVRFNDTDTQISARDIISEALGSDKIVALNLAPSTPNWLESIGAAPMKLGLDLRGGVHFLMEVDMDAAMEKLVTQQEEAFRGDLRDEKIRYRAIRPLPDAVEVTLRDAEQLAQTKLLLESKHRDMTFTTSETDGRFVLLAKFTEARLQEIRNYAVEQNITILRNRVNELGVAEPLVQRQGATRIVVELPGVQDTARAKEILGATATLEFREVDDKADLAAAAAGRAPAGSEIKFDRNGRPVVLKKRVILGGSSITDASSSADEYGRPQVNISLDSEGGNKMSAFSKKNIGKLMATVFAEYKDSGKRSPEGKVILTKHEEVINQATIQSALGRNFRITGIDSPSEAHNLALLLRAGALIAPISIVEERTIGPSMGQQNIDMGIQACIWGMVAVMLFTLLYYRKFGMIANVALMANLVLIIGVMSMIPGATMTLPGIAGIVLTVGMAVDANVLIFERIREELREGKNPQQAIHQGYANAFSTIADANITTLITAIILFAVGTGAIKGFAVTLSIGILTSMFTAIIGTRCIVNLMYGGKRINKLSI; encoded by the coding sequence GTGCTAAACCGTTATCCGTTATGGAAGTATCTGATGGTGATGTTGACCATCGCCATTGCAGCTTTGTATGCACTTCCAAATATCTACGGTGAAGATCCAGCTATCCAAATTACAGGGGCGCGTGGCGCCTCTGTTGATATGTCAACGCTGGATGCTGTCACCACTGCGCTCGATAAAGCGCACCTCTCCAAAAAATCCATTGCTCTTGAAAATGGCTCTATCCTTGTTCGTTTCAATGATACGGATACGCAAATCAGCGCCCGAGATATCATTAGCGAAGCACTCGGTAGCGACAAAATCGTTGCGCTCAACCTTGCGCCTTCAACACCAAACTGGCTTGAGTCGATTGGTGCTGCACCGATGAAGCTCGGCCTTGACCTGCGTGGCGGTGTACATTTCCTGATGGAAGTGGACATGGATGCCGCAATGGAAAAGCTGGTTACTCAACAAGAAGAAGCTTTCCGCGGTGATTTACGTGACGAAAAAATTCGTTATCGTGCGATCCGTCCGCTGCCGGATGCGGTTGAAGTAACCTTGCGTGATGCAGAGCAACTGGCGCAAACCAAGCTGCTTCTGGAGTCGAAACACCGTGATATGACCTTTACGACTTCAGAGACGGATGGCCGTTTCGTGCTACTGGCTAAGTTTACCGAAGCGCGCTTGCAGGAAATTCGTAACTACGCCGTTGAGCAGAACATCACTATTTTGCGTAATCGCGTGAACGAACTGGGTGTGGCTGAGCCTCTGGTTCAACGCCAAGGTGCGACACGCATCGTGGTGGAACTACCGGGTGTACAAGATACTGCGCGTGCTAAAGAAATCTTAGGTGCGACTGCAACCCTTGAATTCCGTGAAGTTGACGATAAAGCCGACCTCGCAGCTGCAGCAGCAGGACGTGCGCCAGCAGGAAGCGAAATCAAGTTTGATCGTAATGGTCGTCCTGTGGTGCTGAAAAAGCGCGTGATTCTGGGTGGTTCAAGCATTACCGATGCAAGCTCAAGCGCCGACGAATATGGTCGCCCACAGGTGAACATTTCGCTCGATAGCGAAGGCGGTAACAAGATGTCGGCGTTCTCGAAAAAGAATATCGGCAAGCTGATGGCGACCGTATTTGCGGAATACAAAGACAGCGGTAAGCGTTCTCCTGAAGGTAAAGTGATTCTGACCAAGCATGAAGAAGTGATTAACCAAGCGACGATTCAGTCTGCTCTGGGACGTAACTTCCGTATTACTGGGATTGATTCACCATCTGAAGCGCATAACCTAGCTCTGTTGCTACGTGCAGGTGCACTGATTGCCCCAATTTCTATCGTTGAAGAACGCACTATCGGCCCATCAATGGGTCAACAGAATATCGACATGGGTATTCAAGCCTGTATTTGGGGCATGGTAGCAGTAATGCTGTTTACGCTACTTTACTATCGTAAGTTCGGCATGATCGCTAACGTGGCACTAATGGCAAACCTTGTGTTGATCATTGGTGTGATGTCGATGATTCCCGGTGCAACCATGACCTTGCCGGGTATTGCGGGTATCGTGCTGACAGTGGGTATGGCAGTCGATGCCAACGTGCTGATTTTTGAGCGTATTCGTGAAGAGCTACGTGAAGGGAAAAATCCACAGCAAGCGATTCACCAAGGTTACGCTAACGCATTCAGTACCATTGCCGATGCCAACATTACCACCTTAATTACTGCGATCATTCTGTTTGCCGTAGGTACAGGTGCAATTAAAGGCTTCGCGGTGACGCTGTCTATCGGTATTTTAACCTCTATGTTTACCGCCATTATTGGAACACGTTGTATCGTGAACCTGATGTATGGTGGCAAACGTATCAACAAATTGTCGATCTGA
- the secF gene encoding protein translocase subunit SecF, whose protein sequence is MFQILKADKMIDFMRWSKFAFALSLVMIAASIFTLSTKWLNWGLDFTGGTLIEVGFEQPANLEQIRSALEAKGFGDATVQNFGSARDVMVRLRPRDDMAGEALGNQILAAIKEGTGGNVEMRRIEFVGPNVGDELTEAGGLAILVSLLCILLYVSVRFEWRLAAGAVLALAHDVIITLGIFSILQIEVDLTIVAALLTVVGYSLNDTIVVFDRIRENFRKMRKEEPAEIMNSSITQTLSRTLITSGTTLFVVIALFTQGGAMIHGFALALLLGITVGTYSSIYVASALALKLGITREHLLPPQVEKEGADLDEMP, encoded by the coding sequence ATGTTTCAAATCCTAAAAGCAGACAAAATGATCGACTTTATGCGTTGGTCGAAATTCGCCTTTGCTTTGTCGTTGGTGATGATTGCCGCATCGATTTTTACTTTGTCTACTAAATGGCTGAACTGGGGGCTGGATTTCACGGGCGGTACTTTGATTGAAGTGGGCTTTGAACAGCCTGCCAATTTGGAGCAAATCCGTAGCGCTCTTGAAGCGAAAGGCTTTGGTGATGCCACAGTGCAAAACTTCGGTTCTGCACGTGATGTGATGGTACGTCTACGTCCGCGTGATGATATGGCGGGCGAGGCGCTGGGTAACCAGATTCTCGCAGCAATCAAAGAAGGTACGGGCGGCAACGTTGAAATGCGCCGTATCGAGTTTGTTGGTCCGAACGTAGGTGATGAACTCACTGAAGCGGGCGGTCTAGCGATTCTGGTCTCTTTGTTGTGTATCTTGCTTTACGTTTCTGTGCGCTTTGAATGGCGTTTGGCAGCGGGTGCTGTGCTGGCGTTGGCGCATGACGTCATCATCACGCTAGGTATCTTCTCTATCTTACAGATCGAAGTTGACCTGACGATTGTCGCGGCATTGCTGACGGTTGTGGGTTACTCACTCAACGATACCATCGTGGTGTTTGACCGTATCCGTGAAAACTTCCGTAAGATGCGCAAAGAAGAACCGGCAGAGATCATGAACAGCTCAATTACTCAAACCTTGAGCCGTACCCTGATCACCTCAGGTACTACCTTGTTTGTGGTCATTGCACTCTTTACCCAAGGTGGAGCGATGATCCACGGTTTTGCGCTAGCCTTGTTGCTAGGTATTACTGTCGGTACTTATTCTTCTATCTATGTGGCATCAGCACTGGCGCTAAAACTCGGGATTACCCGTGAGCACTTGCTTCCTCCACAAGTGGAGAAAGAGGGCGCAGATCTGGATGAAATGCCTTAG
- a CDS encoding methyl-accepting chemotaxis protein has translation MKLKQQLLLGFGLTLLLLLAISLLSFYRFSTTGEGFKSYRDQAVTSVAIGRVQANILDAQLASHKFIKSQDPLLKQQVEERISSAIALLDETLSLNLPQDQEDIMQTIKAQVTDYRGDFANVVALIDRRNDAVSKHLDPNGLAMLQAMSNIVDRAAASQNMQMLVTTGQTQEHILLARLYAVKFLVTNVEDDADKAVKEFAYIQERTQELKGFVEGDNQNAELYQTFLNAFTQYQQAFLDIRQIIEKRNELVRTQLDAAGRDTATSIEQVKLDVKQVQDELGPQMVDNIDSTQSMLLILSLIAVSCALSIALFIYRSILKVVGGEPAEIAAIVQSIAKGNLGNQHRLTGTESGIYLSTLQMRAELQRIIGSFHQISDSVSSATEQLSSVVEQSEKNAQQELHQIEQIATAITELSSTANEVSMNANNAEDAANQANGNVSESKSALAASDNIANSIANSISETTQIVNQLHGYSIEIGSVVEVINNISEQTNLLALNAAIEAARAGEQGRGFAVVADEVRSLAVKTQKSTLDIKDIISRLQKQAEHANDFMQSNISLVDDSRDISRRLHAAFEAISHSVSTISDMNTHVATASEEQSGVTKDISSNISHAFTLVHQNVSGIAESKQSSERLGELVEEQKSLLRFFKL, from the coding sequence ATGAAGCTCAAACAGCAACTTTTGCTCGGATTTGGATTAACTTTACTTCTACTTTTAGCCATTTCACTCCTCTCTTTTTATCGTTTTTCAACCACAGGGGAAGGATTTAAATCTTATCGAGATCAAGCCGTAACCAGTGTTGCTATTGGCCGAGTACAAGCCAATATTTTAGATGCGCAGCTTGCCTCTCATAAATTCATCAAATCTCAAGATCCTTTGCTAAAACAACAAGTAGAAGAACGAATCAGCAGTGCCATTGCCTTATTGGATGAAACGCTAAGCCTCAATTTACCGCAAGATCAAGAAGATATAATGCAAACGATCAAAGCTCAGGTGACCGATTATCGCGGTGATTTTGCTAACGTGGTGGCATTAATTGACCGACGTAACGATGCAGTGAGTAAGCACCTCGACCCAAACGGGCTCGCTATGCTTCAAGCGATGAGCAATATTGTTGATAGAGCTGCAGCTTCACAAAATATGCAAATGTTGGTCACCACAGGCCAGACACAGGAGCATATCTTATTAGCCCGTCTCTATGCGGTAAAATTCCTAGTGACTAACGTAGAGGATGATGCAGATAAGGCAGTAAAAGAATTTGCTTATATCCAAGAACGGACTCAAGAGCTAAAGGGGTTTGTCGAGGGTGATAATCAGAATGCCGAACTGTATCAAACCTTTTTAAATGCCTTTACTCAATACCAACAAGCCTTCCTTGATATACGGCAAATTATTGAAAAGCGAAATGAACTCGTTCGTACCCAACTCGATGCTGCAGGTAGAGATACCGCCACATCGATTGAACAAGTAAAACTCGATGTTAAACAGGTGCAAGATGAGCTAGGACCCCAGATGGTCGACAACATTGATAGCACCCAATCCATGTTGCTGATCCTCTCTCTTATTGCTGTGAGCTGCGCCCTGAGTATCGCTCTGTTTATCTATCGCAGCATTCTCAAAGTGGTGGGGGGTGAGCCTGCTGAAATTGCCGCCATTGTGCAAAGCATCGCGAAAGGTAACTTAGGCAATCAACATCGACTCACAGGCACTGAGTCGGGAATCTATCTTTCAACCCTGCAAATGCGCGCAGAACTGCAACGTATTATCGGCAGTTTCCATCAAATTTCTGACAGTGTTTCATCCGCTACAGAGCAACTAAGTAGCGTGGTCGAACAGTCAGAGAAAAATGCTCAGCAAGAGCTGCATCAAATTGAGCAAATTGCAACGGCGATCACCGAACTTTCTAGCACCGCCAATGAAGTCAGCATGAACGCCAACAACGCAGAAGATGCCGCCAATCAAGCCAATGGTAACGTTTCCGAAAGTAAATCTGCGTTAGCCGCTTCCGATAACATCGCTAATTCGATTGCTAATTCGATCAGTGAAACCACACAGATCGTCAACCAACTGCATGGCTACTCAATTGAAATTGGTTCTGTGGTTGAGGTCATCAACAACATCTCTGAACAAACCAACCTATTAGCCCTCAATGCGGCCATTGAAGCAGCACGAGCGGGAGAACAAGGAAGAGGGTTTGCAGTAGTCGCCGATGAAGTACGCTCGTTGGCAGTAAAAACCCAAAAATCCACTTTGGACATCAAGGACATTATTAGTCGACTGCAAAAACAAGCGGAGCACGCGAATGATTTCATGCAATCCAACATTTCTTTGGTCGATGATTCTCGCGATATCAGCCGCCGTCTCCATGCTGCTTTTGAAGCGATCAGTCATTCCGTCTCCACAATTTCGGATATGAACACCCATGTTGCAACGGCGTCTGAAGAGCAATCAGGAGTCACAAAAGATATTTCATCTAACATCAGCCATGCCTTTACTTTGGTACACCAAAATGTATCTGGCATAGCCGAGAGTAAACAATCCAGTGAGCGGTTAGGTGAATTGGTCGAAGAGCAAAAAAGTTTATTACGTTTCTTTAAGCTCTAA
- the queA gene encoding tRNA preQ1(34) S-adenosylmethionine ribosyltransferase-isomerase QueA, producing the protein MQVSDFHFELPDELIARYPKAERTASRLLQLDGNSGQLTDGTFKDVLGFVEPGDLLVFNNTRVIPARMFGRKASGGKLEVLVERMLDEHTILAHVRSSKPPKPGTELYLGENDEFHAVMQARHDALFEIRFTAETVVLDILNQIGHMPLPPYIDRPDEDADKERYQTVYNQKPGAVAAPTAGLHFDQALLEQIQAKGVELAYVTLHVGAGTFQPVRVENIHDHHMHAEYVEVPQEVVDAVAATKARGGRVIAVGTTSVRSLESAAQDALKKGTELKPFFGDTEIFIFPGYQYQLVDCLITNFHLPESTLIMLVSAFAGYEHTMAAYEHAVKEQYRFFSYGDAMFIRKQTTKA; encoded by the coding sequence ATGCAAGTTTCAGATTTTCACTTTGAACTCCCAGACGAGCTGATTGCTCGTTACCCAAAAGCAGAACGTACCGCGAGCCGCTTGCTGCAACTTGACGGCAACAGCGGTCAACTGACGGATGGAACCTTTAAAGATGTTCTCGGATTCGTTGAACCAGGTGATCTGCTGGTGTTTAACAACACACGAGTGATCCCTGCACGTATGTTTGGGCGCAAAGCCAGCGGCGGCAAGTTGGAAGTATTGGTGGAGCGCATGCTTGATGAACACACGATTTTGGCGCACGTTCGCTCATCAAAACCGCCAAAACCGGGCACTGAACTTTATTTAGGCGAGAACGATGAGTTTCATGCCGTGATGCAGGCGCGTCACGATGCGTTGTTTGAAATCCGTTTTACCGCGGAAACCGTGGTATTGGATATTCTCAACCAAATCGGCCATATGCCATTGCCGCCTTACATCGATCGTCCGGATGAAGATGCGGATAAAGAACGCTACCAGACCGTTTACAACCAAAAACCAGGCGCGGTAGCCGCACCAACCGCCGGTTTGCATTTTGACCAAGCACTGCTGGAGCAGATCCAAGCTAAAGGTGTTGAGTTGGCGTATGTGACACTGCATGTTGGCGCAGGGACTTTCCAACCTGTGCGCGTGGAAAATATTCACGATCACCACATGCATGCGGAATACGTAGAAGTACCACAAGAAGTGGTGGATGCGGTTGCTGCAACCAAAGCGCGTGGTGGCCGAGTGATTGCTGTGGGTACCACATCGGTTCGCTCGCTGGAAAGTGCCGCGCAAGATGCACTGAAAAAAGGCACGGAATTAAAGCCTTTCTTTGGTGATACCGAAATCTTCATCTTCCCAGGCTATCAATACCAGTTGGTGGATTGCTTGATCACCAATTTCCACTTACCAGAATCAACCTTGATCATGTTGGTGAGTGCGTTTGCTGGTTATGAGCACACCATGGCGGCTTATGAACATGCGGTAAAAGAGCAATATCGCTTCTTTAGTTATGGTGATGCGATGTTTATTCGTAAGCAGACGACTAAAGCGTAA
- the aceB gene encoding malate synthase A, with amino-acid sequence MSTNTAELTQQSTAAKTPQGKLDVVGTLSPEHQAIFPVEAQTFLHHLCERFASRVDELLTLREQKQTLIDQGQLPDFLPETKDIREGSWKILGIPEDLQDRRVEITGPTDRKMVINALNANVKVFMADFEDSMSPAWDKVLDGQINLRDAILGTINYTNPDNGKRYELNANSAVLICRVRGLHLKEKHVTYNGLVIPGSLFDFALYFYNNHRALLKKGSGPYFYLPKLQAYQEAQWWSDVFHFTEDYFGLDTGTIKATVLIETLPAVFQMDEILFSLKEHIVGLNCGRWDYIFSYIKTLKKHPDRVLPDRQVVTMDKPFLNAYSRLLIYTCHKRGAFAMGGMAAFIPAKDPAVNEQVLQKIRGDKMLEATNGHDGTWVAHPGLADTAMAVFNEVLGERKNQLNVSRMADAPITAADLLAPCDGPRSEHGMRHNIRVALQYIEAWISGNGCVPIYGLMEDAATAEISRASIWQWIQHGKTLDNGQVVTNELFRDYLKQEIEVVKSEIGESRFAQGRFAEAGELMERLTTSQELPNFLTIPGYDYLP; translated from the coding sequence ATGTCAACCAATACTGCCGAATTAACTCAACAATCAACTGCAGCAAAAACGCCCCAAGGCAAGCTTGATGTGGTGGGTACCCTTTCGCCCGAACATCAAGCGATTTTCCCTGTCGAAGCCCAAACTTTTTTACATCATCTCTGTGAGCGCTTTGCATCACGAGTGGATGAACTTTTGACCTTACGCGAACAAAAACAAACGCTTATCGATCAAGGTCAGCTACCTGATTTTCTTCCCGAAACCAAAGATATTCGTGAAGGGAGTTGGAAAATTCTCGGCATTCCTGAAGATCTGCAGGATCGTCGAGTGGAGATCACGGGTCCAACTGATCGCAAAATGGTGATTAATGCACTCAACGCGAATGTGAAAGTCTTTATGGCTGATTTTGAAGATTCGATGTCGCCCGCGTGGGACAAAGTGTTGGATGGGCAGATCAACCTGCGTGATGCGATTCTGGGGACCATAAACTATACCAACCCAGACAATGGCAAGCGTTATGAACTCAATGCCAACTCTGCGGTGCTCATCTGCCGCGTACGCGGTCTACATCTCAAAGAAAAACATGTCACATACAACGGCTTGGTGATTCCTGGTTCACTGTTTGATTTCGCGCTCTATTTTTACAATAACCATCGTGCACTATTGAAAAAAGGCAGTGGCCCTTATTTCTACCTACCTAAGCTGCAAGCTTATCAAGAGGCGCAGTGGTGGAGTGATGTGTTCCATTTCACTGAAGATTACTTTGGCTTAGATACGGGAACCATCAAAGCAACGGTGTTGATTGAAACTCTGCCTGCGGTATTTCAGATGGATGAGATTTTGTTCTCACTTAAAGAGCACATTGTCGGTCTGAACTGTGGACGCTGGGATTATATTTTCAGCTACATCAAAACCTTGAAAAAGCATCCCGACCGCGTATTGCCGGATCGCCAAGTGGTGACCATGGATAAGCCTTTCCTCAATGCGTATTCCCGTTTGTTGATTTACACCTGTCATAAACGCGGCGCATTTGCGATGGGCGGGATGGCGGCGTTTATTCCAGCCAAAGATCCTGCGGTCAATGAACAAGTGCTACAAAAAATTCGCGGCGACAAAATGCTTGAAGCGACCAATGGCCACGATGGCACTTGGGTCGCACACCCAGGTTTAGCGGATACCGCAATGGCGGTGTTTAACGAAGTACTTGGTGAGCGCAAAAACCAACTCAACGTGAGCCGGATGGCCGATGCTCCGATAACCGCGGCCGATCTTTTAGCGCCTTGCGATGGGCCACGCTCCGAGCATGGCATGCGCCACAACATTCGCGTTGCGTTGCAATACATCGAAGCATGGATTTCTGGTAACGGTTGTGTGCCGATCTACGGTTTGATGGAAGATGCGGCAACAGCGGAGATTTCACGCGCTTCGATTTGGCAATGGATCCAACACGGCAAAACGTTAGATAACGGGCAAGTGGTTACTAACGAACTGTTTCGCGACTACCTCAAACAAGAGATTGAGGTGGTGAAAAGCGAAATCGGAGAGTCTCGTTTTGCACAAGGGCGTTTTGCTGAAGCGGGCGAATTGATGGAGCGCTTAACGACTAGCCAAGAGCTACCGAATTTCTTAACCATACCAGGCTACGACTACTTGCCGTAG